A DNA window from Hemibagrus wyckioides isolate EC202008001 linkage group LG11, SWU_Hwy_1.0, whole genome shotgun sequence contains the following coding sequences:
- the adam23a gene encoding disintegrin and metalloproteinase domain-containing protein 23 isoform X4 has protein sequence MRLIFHPSLLASVLIALLPSFPSASVVSAENEVVTERGSATLWQDATTAPETKSNENVTSRQEKEVAITYPSRLVYYVNEEAESTCHDLDTRARNQATEGQAIHLAQASFQLDSFGSTFILDLTLNNDLLSSNYVEIHYEKDKPVFSKGGEHCYYHGQVRGKEASHVALSTCNGLHGMFDDGMFVYLIAPLNQTQAAGTGPRAHTLHRTSSLRMGRDPADFASEDQGEDEEEEEQILSDMPWLRRRRKRAVPQAAFDEIKYLEIMIVSDHNTFKRHKSKKHTRNFAKSVVNLVDAIFKEQLNTRVVLVAVEIWTDRDRIPLSVKPLDMLKDFSKYRQQNIGINADAVHLFTNVTFHYGRSSMAYIGGVCSVGRGVGVNEFGSTWTMAASLSQSLAQNLGIQWDPVSRRKECGCMDSWVGCIMEDTGVQHPRRFSKCSITDFKNFLLKGGASCLFNRPNKLFEATECGNGYVEVGEECDCGTRMECYKDCCKKCSLSNGAHCSDGPCCNSTCLFLPRGYSCRYSVNDCDISESCSGDSGQCPPNLHKQDGYPCQLNQHRLLLQGRCYGGECKTRDSQCKYIWGTKAGGSEKHCYEKLNTEGTEKGNCGKDGEKWIPCSKHDVFCGYLLCTNIGRNPRIGTLKGDITPTTFNHQGRLVDCSGGRVLLDDDTDLGYVEDGTPCGPSMMCLERKCVPISSLNLTACPSGPNGRVCSSHGVCNNEATCTCDTTWAGTDCSMHDPPKEPPAVEDEGPKGPSATNLIIGSIAGAILMAAIVLGGTGWGFKVKV, from the exons ATGCGTCTGATATTCCATCCGAGTCTGCTCGCTAGCGTCTTAATTGCACTGCTACCTTCGTTTCCCTCCGCCTCAGTGG TTTCGGCGGAGAATGAGGTTGTCACCGAGCGAGGGTCTGCAACACTGTGGCAAGATGCAACGACGGCACCAGAGACTAAGAGCAATGAGAATGTTACAAGCAGACAGGAGAAGGAGGTGGCCATCACTTACCCCTCACGCTTGGTCTACTACGTGAATGAGGAAGCAGAGAGCACATGCCATGACTTGGACACTCGCGCACGAAACCAGGCCACTGAAGGCCAG GCCATCCACTTGGCACAGGCAAGCTTCCAGCTGGACTCCTTTGGTTCTACTTTTATTCTGGATCTCACACTAAACAA tgatcTGCTGTCCTCAAATTATGTTGAGATCCACTATGAAAAAGACAAACCAGTTTTCTCCAAG ggAGGCGAGCACTGCTACTACCATGGTCAAGTGAGAGGGAAAGAGGCCTCTCATGTTGCACTGTCCACTTGCAATGGGCTCCA TGGAATGTTTGACGATGGAATGTTTGTCTACCTCATTGCGCCCTTGAACCAAACCCAAGCTGCG GGCACGGGGCCGAGGGCCCACACCTTGCATCGGACATCGTCACTCCGTATGGGCCGCGACCCTGCTGATTTTG cttCTGAGGACCAGggggaggatgaggaggaggaagaacagATCTTGTCCGACATGCCATGGCTCAGGCGGCGCAGGAAACGAGCG gTACCACAGGCGGCGTTCGATGAGATCAAGTACCTGGAGATCATGATAGTCAGCGACCACAACACG tttAAAAGACATAAAAGCAAAAAGCATACGAGGAATTTTGCCAAATCGGTGGTGAACCTTGTAGACGCT ATATTTAAGGAACAGCTTAACACACGTGTGGTGTTGGTTGCTGTCGAGATCTGGACAGACAGGGACAGGATTCCTCTCAGTGTCAAGCCTCTAGACATGCTGAAAGATTTCTCCAAGTACCGGCAGCAGAACATAGGCATCAACGCAGATGCTGTTCACCTCTTCAC GAATGTTACGTTTCATTATGGCCGCAGCAGCATGGCCTACATCGGAGGAGTATGTTCCGTCGGAAGAGGAGTAGGGGTTAACGAG TTTGGCAGCACTTGGACGATGGCTGCCTCTCTCTCCCAGAGCCTGGCACAGAATCTGGGCATCCAGTGGGACCCTGTTAGCAGAAGAA AGGAATGCGGCTGTATGGATTCCTGGGTGGGATGCATAATGGAAGATACTGg AGTTCAGCATCCTCGCCGGTTCTCCAAATGCAGTATCACAGACTTTAAGAACTTTCTGCTTAAAGGAGGTGCTTCCTGTCTGTTTAACAGACCCAACAAG CTCTTTGAGGCTACAGAATGTGGCAATGGGTATGTAGAAGTGGGAGAGGAGTGTGACTGTGGAACCAGGATG GAGTGCTATAAAGACTGCTGTAAGAAGTGCTCACTGTCTAATGGCGCTCACTGCAGTGATGGGCCATGCTGCAACAGCACCTGTCTG TTCCTCCCAAGGGGCTATAGCTGCCGCTACTCTGTGAATGATTGCGATATTTCAGAGTCTTGTTCAGGAGATTCAGGACAG TGTCCTCCCAACCTACATAAGCAGGACGGGTATCCCTGTCAGCTCAACCAG CACCGTTTGCTGCTCCAGGGCCGCTGTTATGGGGGCGAATGCAAGACCAGAGACAGCCAGTGCAAATACATCTGGGGTACAA AGGCAGGAGGCTCAGAGAAGCACTGCTACGAAAAGCTGAACACAGAGGGGACGGAGAAAGGAAATTGtgggaaagatggagagaagtGGATCCCCTGCAGTAAACA TGATGTGTTCTGTGGGTACCTGCTGTGCACAAACATTGGTAGAAACCCCAGGATTGGGACGCTGAAGGGCGACATCACCCCCACCACATTTAACCATCAGGGACGGTTGGTAGACTGCAG CGGCGGTCGTGTACTCTTGGACGATGACACTGATCTGGGTTACGTGGAGGACGGGACACCATGTGGCCCCTCCATGATGTGCCTTGAGAGGAAGTGTGTGCCTATTTCCTCCCTTAACCTTACAGCCTGTCCTTCAGGACCAAATGGACGCGTGTGCTCTTCACATGGA GTGTGCAATAATGAAGCCACATGCACCTGCGACACCACCTGGGCCGGAACAGACTGCAGCATGCACGACCCGCCGAAAGAACCACCCGCCGTCGAAGATGAGGGTCCCAAGG
- the adam23a gene encoding disintegrin and metalloproteinase domain-containing protein 23 isoform X3: MRLIFHPSLLASVLIALLPSFPSASVVSAENEVVTERGSATLWQDATTAPETKSNENVTSRQEKEVAITYPSRLVYYVNEEAESTCHDLDTRARNQATEGQAIHLAQASFQLDSFGSTFILDLTLNNDLLSSNYVEIHYEKDKPVFSKGGEHCYYHGQVRGKEASHVALSTCNGLHGMFDDGMFVYLIAPLNQTQAAGTGPRAHTLHRTSSLRMGRDPADFASEDQGEDEEEEEQILSDMPWLRRRRKRAVPQAAFDEIKYLEIMIVSDHNTFKRHKSKKHTRNFAKSVVNLVDAIFKEQLNTRVVLVAVEIWTDRDRIPLSVKPLDMLKDFSKYRQQNIGINADAVHLFTNVTFHYGRSSMAYIGGVCSVGRGVGVNEFGSTWTMAASLSQSLAQNLGIQWDPVSRRKECGCMDSWVGCIMEDTGVQHPRRFSKCSITDFKNFLLKGGASCLFNRPNKLFEATECGNGYVEVGEECDCGTRMECYKDCCKKCSLSNGAHCSDGPCCNSTCLFLPRGYSCRYSVNDCDISESCSGDSGQCPPNLHKQDGYPCQLNQHRLLLQGRCYGGECKTRDSQCKYIWGTKAGGSEKHCYEKLNTEGTEKGNCGKDGEKWIPCSKHDVFCGYLLCTNIGRNPRIGTLKGDITPTTFNHQGRLVDCSGGRVLLDDDTDLGYVEDGTPCGPSMMCLERKCVPISSLNLTACPSGPNGRVCSSHGVCNNEATCTCDTTWAGTDCSMHDPPKEPPAVEDEGPKETSKKDGTTPTPVPSKGPETSALPGFPWDSESELPVGL, from the exons ATGCGTCTGATATTCCATCCGAGTCTGCTCGCTAGCGTCTTAATTGCACTGCTACCTTCGTTTCCCTCCGCCTCAGTGG TTTCGGCGGAGAATGAGGTTGTCACCGAGCGAGGGTCTGCAACACTGTGGCAAGATGCAACGACGGCACCAGAGACTAAGAGCAATGAGAATGTTACAAGCAGACAGGAGAAGGAGGTGGCCATCACTTACCCCTCACGCTTGGTCTACTACGTGAATGAGGAAGCAGAGAGCACATGCCATGACTTGGACACTCGCGCACGAAACCAGGCCACTGAAGGCCAG GCCATCCACTTGGCACAGGCAAGCTTCCAGCTGGACTCCTTTGGTTCTACTTTTATTCTGGATCTCACACTAAACAA tgatcTGCTGTCCTCAAATTATGTTGAGATCCACTATGAAAAAGACAAACCAGTTTTCTCCAAG ggAGGCGAGCACTGCTACTACCATGGTCAAGTGAGAGGGAAAGAGGCCTCTCATGTTGCACTGTCCACTTGCAATGGGCTCCA TGGAATGTTTGACGATGGAATGTTTGTCTACCTCATTGCGCCCTTGAACCAAACCCAAGCTGCG GGCACGGGGCCGAGGGCCCACACCTTGCATCGGACATCGTCACTCCGTATGGGCCGCGACCCTGCTGATTTTG cttCTGAGGACCAGggggaggatgaggaggaggaagaacagATCTTGTCCGACATGCCATGGCTCAGGCGGCGCAGGAAACGAGCG gTACCACAGGCGGCGTTCGATGAGATCAAGTACCTGGAGATCATGATAGTCAGCGACCACAACACG tttAAAAGACATAAAAGCAAAAAGCATACGAGGAATTTTGCCAAATCGGTGGTGAACCTTGTAGACGCT ATATTTAAGGAACAGCTTAACACACGTGTGGTGTTGGTTGCTGTCGAGATCTGGACAGACAGGGACAGGATTCCTCTCAGTGTCAAGCCTCTAGACATGCTGAAAGATTTCTCCAAGTACCGGCAGCAGAACATAGGCATCAACGCAGATGCTGTTCACCTCTTCAC GAATGTTACGTTTCATTATGGCCGCAGCAGCATGGCCTACATCGGAGGAGTATGTTCCGTCGGAAGAGGAGTAGGGGTTAACGAG TTTGGCAGCACTTGGACGATGGCTGCCTCTCTCTCCCAGAGCCTGGCACAGAATCTGGGCATCCAGTGGGACCCTGTTAGCAGAAGAA AGGAATGCGGCTGTATGGATTCCTGGGTGGGATGCATAATGGAAGATACTGg AGTTCAGCATCCTCGCCGGTTCTCCAAATGCAGTATCACAGACTTTAAGAACTTTCTGCTTAAAGGAGGTGCTTCCTGTCTGTTTAACAGACCCAACAAG CTCTTTGAGGCTACAGAATGTGGCAATGGGTATGTAGAAGTGGGAGAGGAGTGTGACTGTGGAACCAGGATG GAGTGCTATAAAGACTGCTGTAAGAAGTGCTCACTGTCTAATGGCGCTCACTGCAGTGATGGGCCATGCTGCAACAGCACCTGTCTG TTCCTCCCAAGGGGCTATAGCTGCCGCTACTCTGTGAATGATTGCGATATTTCAGAGTCTTGTTCAGGAGATTCAGGACAG TGTCCTCCCAACCTACATAAGCAGGACGGGTATCCCTGTCAGCTCAACCAG CACCGTTTGCTGCTCCAGGGCCGCTGTTATGGGGGCGAATGCAAGACCAGAGACAGCCAGTGCAAATACATCTGGGGTACAA AGGCAGGAGGCTCAGAGAAGCACTGCTACGAAAAGCTGAACACAGAGGGGACGGAGAAAGGAAATTGtgggaaagatggagagaagtGGATCCCCTGCAGTAAACA TGATGTGTTCTGTGGGTACCTGCTGTGCACAAACATTGGTAGAAACCCCAGGATTGGGACGCTGAAGGGCGACATCACCCCCACCACATTTAACCATCAGGGACGGTTGGTAGACTGCAG CGGCGGTCGTGTACTCTTGGACGATGACACTGATCTGGGTTACGTGGAGGACGGGACACCATGTGGCCCCTCCATGATGTGCCTTGAGAGGAAGTGTGTGCCTATTTCCTCCCTTAACCTTACAGCCTGTCCTTCAGGACCAAATGGACGCGTGTGCTCTTCACATGGA GTGTGCAATAATGAAGCCACATGCACCTGCGACACCACCTGGGCCGGAACAGACTGCAGCATGCACGACCCGCCGAAAGAACCACCCGCCGTCGAAGATGAGGGTCCCAAGG
- the adam23a gene encoding disintegrin and metalloproteinase domain-containing protein 23 isoform X2, giving the protein MRLIFHPSLLASVLIALLPSFPSASVVSAENEVVTERGSATLWQDATTAPETKSNENVTSRQEKEVAITYPSRLVYYVNEEAESTCHDLDTRARNQATEGQAIHLAQASFQLDSFGSTFILDLTLNNDLLSSNYVEIHYEKDKPVFSKGGEHCYYHGQVRGKEASHVALSTCNGLHGMFDDGMFVYLIAPLNQTQAAGTGPRAHTLHRTSSLRMGRDPADFASEDQGEDEEEEEQILSDMPWLRRRRKRAVPQAAFDEIKYLEIMIVSDHNTFKRHKSKKHTRNFAKSVVNLVDAIFKEQLNTRVVLVAVEIWTDRDRIPLSVKPLDMLKDFSKYRQQNIGINADAVHLFTNVTFHYGRSSMAYIGGVCSVGRGVGVNEFGSTWTMAASLSQSLAQNLGIQWDPVSRRKECGCMDSWVGCIMEDTGVQHPRRFSKCSITDFKNFLLKGGASCLFNRPNKLFEATECGNGYVEVGEECDCGTRMECYKDCCKKCSLSNGAHCSDGPCCNSTCLFLPRGYSCRYSVNDCDISESCSGDSGQCPPNLHKQDGYPCQLNQHRLLLQGRCYGGECKTRDSQCKYIWGTKAGGSEKHCYEKLNTEGTEKGNCGKDGEKWIPCSKHDVFCGYLLCTNIGRNPRIGTLKGDITPTTFNHQGRLVDCSGGRVLLDDDTDLGYVEDGTPCGPSMMCLERKCVPISSLNLTACPSGPNGRVCSSHGVCNNEATCTCDTTWAGTDCSMHDPPKEPPAVEDEGPKVSVATNRLIGAVAGTILALGVIFGGTGWGIENVKKRRYDPNASAI; this is encoded by the exons ATGCGTCTGATATTCCATCCGAGTCTGCTCGCTAGCGTCTTAATTGCACTGCTACCTTCGTTTCCCTCCGCCTCAGTGG TTTCGGCGGAGAATGAGGTTGTCACCGAGCGAGGGTCTGCAACACTGTGGCAAGATGCAACGACGGCACCAGAGACTAAGAGCAATGAGAATGTTACAAGCAGACAGGAGAAGGAGGTGGCCATCACTTACCCCTCACGCTTGGTCTACTACGTGAATGAGGAAGCAGAGAGCACATGCCATGACTTGGACACTCGCGCACGAAACCAGGCCACTGAAGGCCAG GCCATCCACTTGGCACAGGCAAGCTTCCAGCTGGACTCCTTTGGTTCTACTTTTATTCTGGATCTCACACTAAACAA tgatcTGCTGTCCTCAAATTATGTTGAGATCCACTATGAAAAAGACAAACCAGTTTTCTCCAAG ggAGGCGAGCACTGCTACTACCATGGTCAAGTGAGAGGGAAAGAGGCCTCTCATGTTGCACTGTCCACTTGCAATGGGCTCCA TGGAATGTTTGACGATGGAATGTTTGTCTACCTCATTGCGCCCTTGAACCAAACCCAAGCTGCG GGCACGGGGCCGAGGGCCCACACCTTGCATCGGACATCGTCACTCCGTATGGGCCGCGACCCTGCTGATTTTG cttCTGAGGACCAGggggaggatgaggaggaggaagaacagATCTTGTCCGACATGCCATGGCTCAGGCGGCGCAGGAAACGAGCG gTACCACAGGCGGCGTTCGATGAGATCAAGTACCTGGAGATCATGATAGTCAGCGACCACAACACG tttAAAAGACATAAAAGCAAAAAGCATACGAGGAATTTTGCCAAATCGGTGGTGAACCTTGTAGACGCT ATATTTAAGGAACAGCTTAACACACGTGTGGTGTTGGTTGCTGTCGAGATCTGGACAGACAGGGACAGGATTCCTCTCAGTGTCAAGCCTCTAGACATGCTGAAAGATTTCTCCAAGTACCGGCAGCAGAACATAGGCATCAACGCAGATGCTGTTCACCTCTTCAC GAATGTTACGTTTCATTATGGCCGCAGCAGCATGGCCTACATCGGAGGAGTATGTTCCGTCGGAAGAGGAGTAGGGGTTAACGAG TTTGGCAGCACTTGGACGATGGCTGCCTCTCTCTCCCAGAGCCTGGCACAGAATCTGGGCATCCAGTGGGACCCTGTTAGCAGAAGAA AGGAATGCGGCTGTATGGATTCCTGGGTGGGATGCATAATGGAAGATACTGg AGTTCAGCATCCTCGCCGGTTCTCCAAATGCAGTATCACAGACTTTAAGAACTTTCTGCTTAAAGGAGGTGCTTCCTGTCTGTTTAACAGACCCAACAAG CTCTTTGAGGCTACAGAATGTGGCAATGGGTATGTAGAAGTGGGAGAGGAGTGTGACTGTGGAACCAGGATG GAGTGCTATAAAGACTGCTGTAAGAAGTGCTCACTGTCTAATGGCGCTCACTGCAGTGATGGGCCATGCTGCAACAGCACCTGTCTG TTCCTCCCAAGGGGCTATAGCTGCCGCTACTCTGTGAATGATTGCGATATTTCAGAGTCTTGTTCAGGAGATTCAGGACAG TGTCCTCCCAACCTACATAAGCAGGACGGGTATCCCTGTCAGCTCAACCAG CACCGTTTGCTGCTCCAGGGCCGCTGTTATGGGGGCGAATGCAAGACCAGAGACAGCCAGTGCAAATACATCTGGGGTACAA AGGCAGGAGGCTCAGAGAAGCACTGCTACGAAAAGCTGAACACAGAGGGGACGGAGAAAGGAAATTGtgggaaagatggagagaagtGGATCCCCTGCAGTAAACA TGATGTGTTCTGTGGGTACCTGCTGTGCACAAACATTGGTAGAAACCCCAGGATTGGGACGCTGAAGGGCGACATCACCCCCACCACATTTAACCATCAGGGACGGTTGGTAGACTGCAG CGGCGGTCGTGTACTCTTGGACGATGACACTGATCTGGGTTACGTGGAGGACGGGACACCATGTGGCCCCTCCATGATGTGCCTTGAGAGGAAGTGTGTGCCTATTTCCTCCCTTAACCTTACAGCCTGTCCTTCAGGACCAAATGGACGCGTGTGCTCTTCACATGGA GTGTGCAATAATGAAGCCACATGCACCTGCGACACCACCTGGGCCGGAACAGACTGCAGCATGCACGACCCGCCGAAAGAACCACCCGCCGTCGAAGATGAGGGTCCCAAGG TGAGCGTGGCAACTAACAGGCTGATAGGGGCAGTGGCAGGGACCATTCTGGCCCTGGGGGTGATTTTTGGAGGCACTGGGTGGGGAATAGA
- the adam23a gene encoding disintegrin and metalloproteinase domain-containing protein 23 isoform X1, protein MRLIFHPSLLASVLIALLPSFPSASVVSAENEVVTERGSATLWQDATTAPETKSNENVTSRQEKEVAITYPSRLVYYVNEEAESTCHDLDTRARNQATEGQAIHLAQASFQLDSFGSTFILDLTLNNDLLSSNYVEIHYEKDKPVFSKGGEHCYYHGQVRGKEASHVALSTCNGLHGMFDDGMFVYLIAPLNQTQAAGTGPRAHTLHRTSSLRMGRDPADFASEDQGEDEEEEEQILSDMPWLRRRRKRAVPQAAFDEIKYLEIMIVSDHNTFKRHKSKKHTRNFAKSVVNLVDAIFKEQLNTRVVLVAVEIWTDRDRIPLSVKPLDMLKDFSKYRQQNIGINADAVHLFTNVTFHYGRSSMAYIGGVCSVGRGVGVNEFGSTWTMAASLSQSLAQNLGIQWDPVSRRKECGCMDSWVGCIMEDTGVQHPRRFSKCSITDFKNFLLKGGASCLFNRPNKLFEATECGNGYVEVGEECDCGTRMECYKDCCKKCSLSNGAHCSDGPCCNSTCLFLPRGYSCRYSVNDCDISESCSGDSGQCPPNLHKQDGYPCQLNQHRLLLQGRCYGGECKTRDSQCKYIWGTKAGGSEKHCYEKLNTEGTEKGNCGKDGEKWIPCSKHDVFCGYLLCTNIGRNPRIGTLKGDITPTTFNHQGRLVDCSGGRVLLDDDTDLGYVEDGTPCGPSMMCLERKCVPISSLNLTACPSGPNGRVCSSHGVCNNEATCTCDTTWAGTDCSMHDPPKEPPAVEDEGPKGPSATNLIIGSIAGAILMAAIVLGGTGWGFKNVKKRRYDPNASAI, encoded by the exons ATGCGTCTGATATTCCATCCGAGTCTGCTCGCTAGCGTCTTAATTGCACTGCTACCTTCGTTTCCCTCCGCCTCAGTGG TTTCGGCGGAGAATGAGGTTGTCACCGAGCGAGGGTCTGCAACACTGTGGCAAGATGCAACGACGGCACCAGAGACTAAGAGCAATGAGAATGTTACAAGCAGACAGGAGAAGGAGGTGGCCATCACTTACCCCTCACGCTTGGTCTACTACGTGAATGAGGAAGCAGAGAGCACATGCCATGACTTGGACACTCGCGCACGAAACCAGGCCACTGAAGGCCAG GCCATCCACTTGGCACAGGCAAGCTTCCAGCTGGACTCCTTTGGTTCTACTTTTATTCTGGATCTCACACTAAACAA tgatcTGCTGTCCTCAAATTATGTTGAGATCCACTATGAAAAAGACAAACCAGTTTTCTCCAAG ggAGGCGAGCACTGCTACTACCATGGTCAAGTGAGAGGGAAAGAGGCCTCTCATGTTGCACTGTCCACTTGCAATGGGCTCCA TGGAATGTTTGACGATGGAATGTTTGTCTACCTCATTGCGCCCTTGAACCAAACCCAAGCTGCG GGCACGGGGCCGAGGGCCCACACCTTGCATCGGACATCGTCACTCCGTATGGGCCGCGACCCTGCTGATTTTG cttCTGAGGACCAGggggaggatgaggaggaggaagaacagATCTTGTCCGACATGCCATGGCTCAGGCGGCGCAGGAAACGAGCG gTACCACAGGCGGCGTTCGATGAGATCAAGTACCTGGAGATCATGATAGTCAGCGACCACAACACG tttAAAAGACATAAAAGCAAAAAGCATACGAGGAATTTTGCCAAATCGGTGGTGAACCTTGTAGACGCT ATATTTAAGGAACAGCTTAACACACGTGTGGTGTTGGTTGCTGTCGAGATCTGGACAGACAGGGACAGGATTCCTCTCAGTGTCAAGCCTCTAGACATGCTGAAAGATTTCTCCAAGTACCGGCAGCAGAACATAGGCATCAACGCAGATGCTGTTCACCTCTTCAC GAATGTTACGTTTCATTATGGCCGCAGCAGCATGGCCTACATCGGAGGAGTATGTTCCGTCGGAAGAGGAGTAGGGGTTAACGAG TTTGGCAGCACTTGGACGATGGCTGCCTCTCTCTCCCAGAGCCTGGCACAGAATCTGGGCATCCAGTGGGACCCTGTTAGCAGAAGAA AGGAATGCGGCTGTATGGATTCCTGGGTGGGATGCATAATGGAAGATACTGg AGTTCAGCATCCTCGCCGGTTCTCCAAATGCAGTATCACAGACTTTAAGAACTTTCTGCTTAAAGGAGGTGCTTCCTGTCTGTTTAACAGACCCAACAAG CTCTTTGAGGCTACAGAATGTGGCAATGGGTATGTAGAAGTGGGAGAGGAGTGTGACTGTGGAACCAGGATG GAGTGCTATAAAGACTGCTGTAAGAAGTGCTCACTGTCTAATGGCGCTCACTGCAGTGATGGGCCATGCTGCAACAGCACCTGTCTG TTCCTCCCAAGGGGCTATAGCTGCCGCTACTCTGTGAATGATTGCGATATTTCAGAGTCTTGTTCAGGAGATTCAGGACAG TGTCCTCCCAACCTACATAAGCAGGACGGGTATCCCTGTCAGCTCAACCAG CACCGTTTGCTGCTCCAGGGCCGCTGTTATGGGGGCGAATGCAAGACCAGAGACAGCCAGTGCAAATACATCTGGGGTACAA AGGCAGGAGGCTCAGAGAAGCACTGCTACGAAAAGCTGAACACAGAGGGGACGGAGAAAGGAAATTGtgggaaagatggagagaagtGGATCCCCTGCAGTAAACA TGATGTGTTCTGTGGGTACCTGCTGTGCACAAACATTGGTAGAAACCCCAGGATTGGGACGCTGAAGGGCGACATCACCCCCACCACATTTAACCATCAGGGACGGTTGGTAGACTGCAG CGGCGGTCGTGTACTCTTGGACGATGACACTGATCTGGGTTACGTGGAGGACGGGACACCATGTGGCCCCTCCATGATGTGCCTTGAGAGGAAGTGTGTGCCTATTTCCTCCCTTAACCTTACAGCCTGTCCTTCAGGACCAAATGGACGCGTGTGCTCTTCACATGGA GTGTGCAATAATGAAGCCACATGCACCTGCGACACCACCTGGGCCGGAACAGACTGCAGCATGCACGACCCGCCGAAAGAACCACCCGCCGTCGAAGATGAGGGTCCCAAGG